The following coding sequences lie in one bacterium genomic window:
- a CDS encoding lysophospholipid acyltransferase family protein, whose translation MVSRHSLGKLAWFVVSAIAKTLSIRQYGSDDEFYRDGGKPVIFAVWHGRMIMPLFCRRNRGVYILVSEHRDGELITASLMEAGCGIVRGSTTRGGVRALVEMLRLLKRGARIAVTPDGPRGPRWRMQSGIVYLAAKGGYPIVPLTGSASRAYYFKSWDSFQLPLPFAKAVLCVGEPYTVSGGLDDENIEYHRAELEKRMIELTLKADRLAGADTG comes from the coding sequence ATGGTTTCTCGGCATTCACTGGGGAAACTGGCATGGTTTGTCGTTTCCGCCATAGCGAAGACTTTATCCATCAGGCAGTACGGCTCTGATGATGAATTCTACCGTGACGGCGGCAAACCGGTCATATTCGCTGTATGGCACGGCAGGATGATCATGCCCCTGTTTTGCCGGAGGAACAGGGGAGTGTACATTCTCGTTTCAGAGCACCGTGACGGTGAGCTCATTACCGCTTCGCTCATGGAAGCGGGATGCGGAATAGTACGGGGATCGACAACCCGCGGCGGTGTGAGGGCGCTTGTGGAAATGCTCAGGCTTCTGAAGCGCGGAGCCCGGATTGCGGTTACACCCGATGGTCCGAGAGGGCCGCGCTGGCGGATGCAGTCCGGTATCGTGTATCTCGCCGCAAAGGGTGGTTATCCCATCGTTCCTTTAACGGGAAGCGCAAGCAGGGCGTATTATTTCAAAAGCTGGGACTCCTTTCAGCTTCCTCTGCCGTTTGCAAAAGCTGTTTTGTGCGTCGGAGAACCCTATACGGTCAGCGGTGGACTCGATGATGAAAACATAGAATATCACCGCGCCGAACTGGAAAAGCGGATGATCGAGCTGACTCTCAAAGCGGACAGACTTGCGGGAGCGGATACCGGATGA
- a CDS encoding 3-deoxy-D-manno-octulosonic acid transferase, which produces MMFLYTIVSSLILVVAYPVSWIGALLGRSYLYRRLKPPSDLPHNEAERIWIHAASVGESVIAVSMAGEIKRRKPFALIFISTSTSSGLDRIRSVGSVSNGAPVDGSFLAPFDHPFITGNFIKHVGPTLFMLVETEIWPALIQSMHDNGIPVAIINGKMSRRSFRRYATFRFALGKMLGMISLICVQSRSYARRFHMLGVPRERIEILGNIKFDSLPEKNDHNPAEKRTMLGIPPGAHVFVTGSTRPGEEDVLVRAFLRILQAFPDAVLVCAPRHLNRVEEVERIFSEAGLASMKRSSGEPFDASRFNVFMLDTMGELIDAYTCADVAFVGGSLRDFGGHNPMEPAALGVPVLFGPYMEQVGSKELLVHGAAELVHDEEDIAETVNRLFADHDRRKRMAEAGLEVVGRFKGTLARTLRLIENHRLI; this is translated from the coding sequence ATGATGTTCCTCTATACCATCGTTTCATCCCTTATCCTCGTGGTCGCTTATCCGGTGAGCTGGATTGGCGCGCTGCTGGGACGGTCGTATCTGTATCGACGGCTCAAACCGCCATCCGACCTTCCCCATAATGAGGCAGAGCGAATCTGGATTCATGCGGCATCGGTCGGCGAGTCTGTCATTGCGGTTTCCATGGCGGGAGAGATCAAACGCAGAAAACCTTTCGCGCTCATTTTCATTTCAACGTCAACCTCGTCGGGACTCGATCGGATCAGGAGTGTCGGGAGTGTATCGAACGGAGCCCCGGTGGATGGGTCATTTCTTGCGCCGTTCGATCACCCGTTTATTACCGGGAATTTCATAAAACATGTCGGACCTACTCTGTTCATGCTCGTGGAAACGGAAATCTGGCCTGCCCTCATACAGTCCATGCACGACAACGGTATTCCCGTGGCGATAATCAACGGCAAGATGAGCCGCCGGTCTTTCAGACGGTATGCGACGTTCCGTTTTGCGCTCGGGAAGATGCTGGGTATGATCTCCCTGATCTGCGTGCAGTCGCGCTCGTATGCACGGCGATTCCACATGCTCGGAGTACCCCGTGAGCGTATCGAAATCCTGGGGAATATCAAGTTCGACAGTCTTCCCGAGAAGAACGATCATAATCCTGCTGAAAAGCGCACAATGTTGGGAATTCCTCCCGGCGCACATGTATTCGTCACCGGAAGTACCAGACCCGGCGAAGAGGATGTGCTTGTGCGGGCGTTTCTGAGGATATTACAGGCTTTTCCGGATGCTGTTCTGGTCTGTGCGCCGCGGCACCTCAACAGGGTGGAAGAAGTGGAGCGGATTTTCTCCGAAGCCGGCCTTGCATCGATGAAAAGGAGTTCCGGAGAGCCGTTTGATGCCTCACGGTTCAACGTTTTCATGCTCGATACGATGGGAGAGCTTATCGATGCGTATACATGCGCCGATGTGGCTTTCGTCGGCGGTAGTTTACGCGATTTCGGGGGACACAATCCGATGGAACCCGCCGCCCTTGGTGTGCCCGTACTCTTTGGCCCGTACATGGAACAGGTAGGTTCGAAGGAACTGCTTGTCCACGGTGCGGCAGAGCTTGTCCATGACGAAGAGGATATCGCCGAAACAGTGAACCGGCTGTTTGCGGATCACGACCGGAGAAAACGCATGGCTGAAGCGGGACTTGAAGTGGTGGGCAGGTTCAAGGGAACACTTGCCCGGACCCTGCGTTTAATCGAGAACCACCGGCTTATTTGA